AACAACATTTGTAGCAGAGATCCCCGATTCATAGTAAAATGATTGACAGTTAAAATTCGATTTTGCGTCAACATTGAAATCAATttgttattttaaataacttatAACTGAAGTTTGAACTTTGTGTTTAATGGACTAGTCACTTCGCATTACCTCGAAGAAGTGTTTGCATTTTGTTTTGACAATTTATTATCAACACGTCATGGGTAGAGAGACCATTACAGCTTTACAGGACTCGAAAAATATCACTGGTTTCGAACTGCTTCATCCGGAAAATTCAGGACCCAAACCCGATTTGTGACAGCCTTCAAAACCAACACCCATTTCATCTGATCTAAACTGTACCGGTCACTGGTTTGGTCCGACCCAAACTCCACCTAAATCTATTGGATTCGACCCAAACTCCACCTCCCACTGGCTTGATCCGATCTAAACTCCACCGGTTTCCGATTTGACTCGGAAAATATATGATTTGACCTGATTTTTTTTACCGGAACTGTTATCTAACCAACATCGGTTTGATCCGGCCTAAACTCCACCCGACACCGATTTGACATGAAAATATCTGATTTGACGCTATTCGAAAATGTAATTCGAACCACAAAACTGGTCCAAATAAATCTGAATCATGGTTGTTAAACTCCCGGTCcggatcttacgatcctacgaCTCTATGATCCAAAAACACGTCACCGATCTGGATCTTAGGTAGGATCTTAAAATTTCTAGGATTTTACGATCCTACCTCGATAAAAAAATTTAGTGGTAGGATCTTAATACGATCCAACGATTCGATCCAGCAatacaatatttcaagataataaatcaattttttaaTAACATCATAGTTCATAATCGTATTATCATTAGAAATattatacttttctatgaatgtattaatttttttataaaaagaagtATCATTTTTACCCAAGGCTCTATCTTCTTACCACATCCCCTAATGGTACGGTGTCATCCTTCCGTTTCTGGGAGGGACTCAAATGGGGGTGGACTTTCACCTGGAAAAGGGAATTGAGACCACGTGATTTGAACGAAAGAGAAAGCCTTCTGCTCACTCTCAACCGTGTAGTATTCTCACAAGATAACATGGACTCCTTTATTTGGACTCCACACAAATCTGGACACTTTTCAGTCAAGTCATTTAGTCTTGAAATGGCCAAATCATCCTCATCACACCATCAAGACGCCATAAAAGGACTATGGAAAAGTGTAGTTCCTCACCGTGTCGAGATATTTGCGTGGCTTGCCATCTTGGGCAAAATAAATACCAGATTAAAGCTGGCCAATATAGGCATCATCCCTATCAATGAAGCCCAATGCATTTTGTGTGGCTTATGTCCAGAAGATTGCAGCCATCTACTCATTCATTGCCCCCTCTCATGGCAGCTTTGGTGTTGGTGGCTCAATCTGTGGGGTATCCAATGGTCCCTTCCATCTAACCTTCGTGACACTTTCAATCAATGGGCACACCCCCATCACGGAGCTTTCTTCAAAAAGGTATGGCTGGCCAGTTTTTTCATCATTATATGGACAATATGGAAAGAGAGAAACAACAGAATATTCCAAAACTCATCAATGTCACTACCCCAGTTGCAAGACTTGGTCCTCCTTCGACTTAGCTGGTGGATTAAAGGTTGGGAAGATCCATTTCCATACAGCCCAGTCGATGTTGTTCGTTCCCCAGCTTGCCTCCAATGGACAACTCCCCGATCGCGTGAAGCTACTGCCACAAACCCCCCTCCATTGCCCTCATGGTGTCCTCCACCAACGATGGTTCTAAAATGGAACGTGGATGCCTCTTTCAACCCTATATTGCAGAAATCAGCTATTGGTGGGGTACTTCAGGACTCTCTTGGACATTTTAAGTGTATGTTTTCATCACCTATTCCATTAATGGAAATCAATGCTGCTGAGGTGTTTGCCATACATAGGGCAATTAAAATCTCATTGAGTTGCTTCCAAATACAAGACCATTCCTTGATCATCGAGTCAGACTCAGCAAACGCGGTAAAATGGTGTACCAATAAGAAAGGAGGGCCGTGGAACCTAAACTTTGTGCTGAATTTTATCAGAAACGCATCCGGTAATGACTCACATATTTCCATAACTCACAGAGGTCGAGCCTCAAACAATGTCGCGGACGCTCTTGCAAAACAAGGCCTGTGTAGAGATGATGATTTTTTAGCATGGTTGTAGGTGACCTCGTGCCGAATAAATTCCCAGACATTGCATTTCATTTCTCATTATATTATGTTACCTGTTGAAACAATATGGCAGGTATGAAAAATTGTAATGATTGAGCAATTTGATTAATGGAATGACACCaacaaattatcaaaaaaaaagaagtatcATTTTTACAAAAAGTAAAGAAATTCATACTTTATCAATTAAGACTTAATCGAAGTCGATTAAATTTTTCTATTAttaggatcttacgatcctatGACCTGATTCCACCGATCCGATCCTACCCCCTTCTTCGATCCAAAGTAGGATCCTGATCCTGACAACCTTGGTCTGAATGAGTCCAAATAAATTGcatatattaatttttaaaatattaatttttaaaaaattaacagTGGGACAACCGGATTAACTCTTCCGGGCATGAGATATCACGCTTTCCTAATAGTATTTTTATCGACCCAGAATGGAACAATCGGGTTCCCGGTAACACTATTGAGATCAATGAAGATGAAATTGGTCTTGTGTGTTCTCACAAGAATCAATGCAACAAGAGTTTGTGTTTGTTACTCAAATGTCTCACTTGAAAAAAAGATACACTACAAAAACCTCGTATAGCGACGGATTTATAACCATTTctaatttagagacggaatACTCATCatccgtctctaaatttatTTAGTGACGGATATTATAAATCTGTCGCTACTTTTATCGAGGGATTtataaatccgtctctaagttagggacgaatttcaaaatccgtctctaaattaggGACGGATTCCAAAATACGTCTCTAAGTTAGGGACGGATtccaaaatccgtctctaacttagagacggatttagGAATCTGTCCCTAGTGTGTTTTAGCAATTTCGAAACGTAAAGTCCACGAGCAATTTCTCCTAGACTCTTCGTAGAAAGTTAGATCTAAATTAGAGACGGAATTTAAAATCCGTCCCTAATGTGTTTTAGCAATTTCTCTAAATTAGAGACGGAATTTTAAATCCGTTCctaatttagagacggaatGTTAAATTCGTCCCtagtttagagacggattttctAGATCCGTTTCTAATATTTCTCTTTATTTATTATCAATTTCACACATAGAAGTATACAAGTTGTACTTGGTGTAGTTGGTTGGAGTTTCTCCTTGTGGCTTTGAGGTCACAAGTTTGTTTCCCCTTATCCTTTCCCCTTACAAAGCTGGATCGGGTTGAACAAAGCAAAATTTCGAATCGGTAATGGGACCGAGTTGAACCGAACATCTAACAATAGGTAGCAATTATTTTTACTTGCTAAATTTAGAGATAGATTCAAAATTCGTCCCTAAATTTTAGAGACGGATTCAAAATCCATCCCTGAATTTTAGAGACGAGTTTTtgaatccgtccctaaatttTAGAGAAGGATTCAAAAATCCATCTCTAAATATTAGACACGGATTTTATGAAATCGGTCCCTAAATTGAATTAACGACAAGGTTTTAAATAACGGATGTAATTCGTCCCTAAGCACATATAGCCACGGATTTGAccaatttagagacggatttggtCCGTCGCTATATGAGCTTTTTTTGTAGTGGATTTGCAAGAAGTTTACTCAAAGTATGCAAGTATATTTGTAACGTTTTCATCATctatctgtgagggggtcgaaaagtgTGATGCAATTTCAGTTGCACGACTTATCTTTTGCAACAATGGATTGCGTACTGTTATTGATTGTCTTATCTATTCCATCGTCTTGTGGAAATATATTAAGTAAAAGGATACTCCTGGGTGGCATAGCCTCCTTTCACTACATCGATCGTGGAGCCTCCATTCAGTATTTTCTACATTCAAAACTAGATTATTGTGATACAAGAGTATTATAGACTATGCTACAGAGGCTCAAGTATTTAACCACAACATCAATAGGTACCCCTGTGATCTCTAATCGGAGATcgtgtaatcccccgtatatttataaattttattaatatatttttacgtataattaattatatttaaattatatttgtgaattttagtaataaa
This genomic stretch from Spinacia oleracea cultivar Varoflay chromosome 3, BTI_SOV_V1, whole genome shotgun sequence harbors:
- the LOC130469596 gene encoding uncharacterized protein produces the protein MAKSSSSHHQDAIKGLWKSVVPHRVEIFAWLAILGKINTRLKLANIGIIPINEAQCILCGLCPEDCSHLLIHCPLSWQLWCWWLNLWGIQWSLPSNLRDTFNQWAHPHHGAFFKKVWLASFFIIIWTIWKERNNRIFQNSSMSLPQLQDLVLLRLSWWIKGWEDPFPYSPVDVVRSPACLQWTTPRSREATATNPPPLPSWCPPPTMVLKWNVDASFNPILQKSAIGGVLQDSLGHFKCMFSSPIPLMEINAAEVFAIHRAIKISLSCFQIQDHSLIIESDSANAVKWCTNKKGGPWNLNFVLNFIRNASGNDSHISITHRGRASNNVADALAKQGLCRDDDFLAWL